TTATTCAGGTCTTTGCAGTAGTAAAGCCCCTAATCTGCCCATACAAGCCATGAATGGAGACATTCCTCCTGCCTAACTCAATaaccacactcacacatacaaatccaggcacacacacacacacacacacacacagctagaCTATATTTTGCAATGTTACTGTTTATGGATCAAGATTACATGGAACTAAAACTCATTCTTTGCCTAATAAATAGAATTAATGTTGTACACATGGGTGATCAGACTGTTTCATATCTGCTGATGAAGTGTCTGTGGaaatgatctgtgtgtgtatgtgtgtgtgtgtgtgtgtgtgtgtgtgtgtgtgtgcgcttgtgtATCCCTTCATCTCTGGGAATTCCCTCCAACCAGCCCCTCCTCTTGTTCATGTCCAGCTGAACCAATCAGAGCGTCCAGCTTTGTATTTCCAATTGCTGTGACACTGTAGGTCAGCGGCTGGGTCACAGGGTCACATCTCACTCGCACATGGGTCACATTTCCTGGCTTTGACACAACACGTCACAGAAGACAGAGCTGaatttcacacaaacactttggtTTCAGTCAtatggaccaaaaaaaaaaaaaaaaaaaaaaaaaaacagtacagttTGGGAAAAACTGCTGTCGACAGGCCTTAAAGTGTCGTACTACTGAGATGTAATGGGACTACTGAGATGAGTTTGGTTTTGTGTGACTTGCTAATCCCTCCTCCATGTCTCTCCCCACTGTTTTCacacagctgcttcctgttgaatgtgtgtgttcaacagggagagggaggaagagataGTCAATTTTAAACTATTGTCAAGTGTAAGGAAGAGTTTTAAGGTGGTTTGAGTTCAAGTTGAACATTACCTAACATTTTGGCTAAAAAAGAGGGGTTTTGTGTTCAGTATGcaatgcatattttattacagactgaagctgtggttttgtaaGTTTTAGCCCATTTACTACCAATTATATATACTTGACACCACGGCACACCATTGGGCAAATCATGCTGCTGTGCTTTTGAAAACGTTTTCCTCTCTTCCAGGCCCCTGCTggtttccattcatttccaaacaGTATGAAAATCAATTAGCAGCCTCTTAAACTTTCTGCAGCTGTGTAATCCATTACAGTACGATCAGCCTACACTCATACCACATTACTACACAACAGTGGTGTAGCACTGGCAAGAATAAATGCAGAACTGATGTTCACTATAATGATGATGAGAGTTAGCTAATTGATTTTCCTCCCATATGGAAATGAAGTCTACTGTTGTTTTCAAGTAGCTTTAATTGATGTTTTTAGAATAAGGTTTTAAATGACGAAACTATAAGAGGGGTCACTTGATGTGCTGTTAATGACTCTGCAGTTTTAAAAAGCTTTATAggtttcagcaaaaaaaaaagctccataAACTTGTACATTATCTAGTCAGTCCCCCTCTATGTTCACAGGGACTAGCTGGTGATCAGATCTAAAACAGAGCTGGATAAACAGAGTAAATATTGGGCCTGCAGTCACTGTTTGCTGCCATACCGACAAAACTTACAGCAGATATTAAAAAGAGTCCAGCAAAAATCATAAGTGTatatgatttacatttaaagagTTAGGACACAGGTTGTTTTCCATTAGGTTCCACTGTGGCATTGTTTCTATGCATATGGTATATTCACTATAGACATATGTGCACTGCAtatctgtttgtgtctcagtcAGCTGGTGTGAGGAGATAAAGTCACTTGAGGTGCtgtttttcattatcattatagTTTACCTTATAGTTTGATTCACTCACACGTTCTCAAATGATTGGAAACATTTGATGTCTACACCACTTAAATCACAGGTCTACTTCATATCTGTAGTCTTATACAGTTTTCTTCAAATACATGCTTGTTTTTAACTgccaagataaaaaaaataaatcttcatGTGTTGCAGAATTAGTTGTTATACATGTAAGTCTAGTTCCATTAATTTTAAAGCTGAATTCgttcaaaacaaagaaatgtctGGTTCTCTAACTGCTAATCATTGGTTATGTTCAGCAACTAGTCGTTTGTTTGCTCTTTGGTGCTGAGACTGGAAACTTGAACGATAAAAGTTTTACAGGCATAACATCCTAAAACATTTAACACCAAAATAAGTTAAACATTGCATAAAGCTTCTGAGAACTGCAGAAAAGTCGTAATCCTTAAGGGtttgcagcaacagcagccctTTTCAGTAATCACAAAGTCATCACACCCATTGTGAATATACAATATTGATTGATTTAGTTTTAATATCTGTCAGAGAGCCAGGTCAGTTTCTTTCTGAGAATGCAATTGAGTACACTAAATGTGATTTTTGAGACAAGGGTCATATAAAAGTAATGATCAAGTTATGTCACTGGAGTCACTTCAGTTCATGGTTTAGTTATGCATTACATTCAGAACACAGTGTGTTTGGTAAAGCCTGTCCATTAAAGTAGCTTCACAAGTAGCAGAATATATAACAAATACTGggatttatatatttatggtTGGTCACATGCATTCTGTCCTGTGTTGCACTGGTTGATGTACTAATGAATCAATAACAACAATTCGACGGCTTCTATGAAACAGGAACTAAACAGGCATAGAATCCAAGAAATAAAATTCTTCTTCAAATCAGATTAAATGCTTTAACTTCATTATTTGTGTCTTTGAAGTTTGGTTAATGTGTATTGAGATGATTCAGTTCCTGTGGCAGCTGTTATTGATTTTTTGTCTCTTCCTTTCTACAGAGTGAGTCAGTGAAATACTTCCTGGATAACTTGGATCGTATTGGACAACTTGTGAGTCACATTGATCAGTTCAATCTTAAGCTACTTTGGATTTTTTCACCTTTCAACATACAACTAAATGCTTATTTCCCCTTTGTCAGAACTATATCCCAAGCAAACAGGACATTTTGTTTGCGAGGAAGGCAACAAAGGGCATCGTCGAACACGACTTCGTCATCAAGAAGATTCCTTTCAAGATGGTGGACGTCGGAGGGCAGAGGTCTCAGAGGCAGAAGTGGTTTCAGTGTTTCGATGGGATCACATCGATACTTTTCATGGTGTCGTCATCTGAGTACGATCAGGTACCGTTCAAGCATAGACACATTATATGATTATAtagtatatgtacagtatgtacgtATACACGTAATGTTATTGGTTTAGTCAGGACAATCTGATCATTATTCTCAGTCCTTTTGAAATTTCAAAATGGACAAGAAAACTCGGTTGGGATTTGCACAAGGCTCTCTTTGTTGTTGGAAACTTGGCGATTGCCCGAGTCATGTTTCCAGTTAAAATCAATGGTCATATGATGACAACTGAAACCTTGGTGCAGAGATGAGccctaaaaaacaaacaataaggtgtgtgtgcatctttgtGTGATTCCAGGTCTTGATGGAGGATCGAAGGACCAACCGTTTGGTCGAGAGTATGAATATCTTCGAGACGATTGTCAACAACAAGCTTTTCCTCAACGTATccatcatcctcttcctcaacAAAACAGATCTGCTGGTGGAAAAAATTCGCACCGTCGACATTCGCAAGAACTTTCCTGAGTTCAGAGGAGACCACCGCAGGCTGGAAGACGTTCAGGTAGCTGCACACACACGGAGGCACTGTACTGAGGGAGCACACACCTTCTTGTTTCAGCAcaaatcttatcttatcttatccaAGAATTAGAATAATTACTGTTCTCCAGAAGCAATCTAGCTAAGGGAATCTGGTTTCTCTAGTCCCCCACCCTGACTACAGAAACCAGGTTTTGTGTATAATATGACATTTAAGAGATCAGATTTACTTAAATGCTCTTCTCCTTGCAGGCGTTTCTGGTGCAGTCGTTCAGCCGTAAGAGGAGAAACCGAGGAAAGCCACTTTTCCACCACTTCACCACTGCGGTGGACACAGAAAATATCCGCTTTGTCTTCCATGCCGTCAAGGACACAATTCTGCAGGAAAACCTCAAAGATATCATGCTGCAGTGACCTTCACTAGGCAGACGACCCCTTCTCTGACTGTAAACTGTGAAAACAGCCATGAATTGAGGCCTACGGGACTGCTGAGAAGGCCTGTTTGTTCTGACACTACAGCCCATGAGTGCATATTAACACTGAGCTGTGGAGCAGTCAGTTGATCTACAGAGTGGATCTAACTGAACTCTGAACCTGTGGAGCCATAAAGTGACTCTGGACTTGATGGTCTGTGCCAGCGCTGTGGAAACTGTGAGGGTCGACAAGACCCTGCATTTAatctgtaaaaatgtgtgtatgctAGAAAGATAGTCACCTTCTCCTTCCTGTAGCACTCCTGCCTTAATATACATGTtaagaaatgtataaaaaaaagaaaaaaaaacagagaaaaacactaaGTACATGACATGAgcactgaaagtgttttttctcAGATGTACATATGACGACCATGTCACTAAACCAAGTCAGACTGCTGCCAGTCGAAACATGGCCGACTCAAGCTGCGTGAGCAAAACGCaggagggaaagagaagaaagaaaaaataagaaagaaaaaaaagcttagaGCAAGCTGAAGAATGCCTTGTGCTAATGTCCacgtgacagagagagaggggcgaGGGTTTGGGCCGTACTAGTCATATGCTGTGTTATGTGATAAGGTTGCACAAGTGTTCCTGTCAGTGATCTTTAACAGAGGAAAAAGATGAATCTGTCTCGCGTTCTCTGGTCTCTCCTGTGCTGTCTTTCTCTGTATCCTCATCTCTCCCCCCACCGCCTTGTGTTTATTCCCCTCATCCCACCGTCATACAAGAGATGAACAGCTGCAGATAAGTCTTATCCCTCTCATCCGATCCCTCTCCTCTCAGCACAATAGACAGATTGTTCATCTGCTCGCTCTCCAGCAGAAACAGTAGACAAGCAAATTAGAGACTCTTCTTGGTttaaagaaatacacacacacacacacacagagagagagagagagacacacacaacaccaaGTATTGTTTGAATTATGGTTCATCTCTGTCTCTATGCCTCCTTTTTTGTTTCCCACCAATTTCCACATAGATGCACCACAACAGCCTAGACTTAACCTGAGGTAAATTACAAGTATGAGGAGCCTGTGGACACTACTTGTTTCTGGCCTTTTGTCCTGTAAACAATGAAGGGAACAGCATAAAATGACAAAGCTGAACTAGAAATGACCCTATTTACGTATTTCTGGCTGTCATTGTGGACTTCTATAGCAGTCGGCGGGGGGTGGGTGTGGGGGCGTCTATTGAAGAttcacataaaacatcaaaacagtaACAAGGGACAGAAACAaaccagactgagaaaaaacacatgGGATTTTACTGAACTATGTAGCTTGTATTACACAGTAAAGTCCTTTTTTATACTATACATGGTGCTTTCTATATTTCTGGGTGTATTATTACACTAACACCACGTTAATATTACTGGGAAAAgttttgaaaacatttgattaGAGCCAGTTTAACATTTGGTTAGGTCTAGTGCTGAAATGATGTGAGTGACtaattgacagaaaattatttgagaataacattttatttcctctcatTTATCAAGTAAACATTTGCTCTCTCTAGCCTTTCAGTGGTGCTGGTTTTCAGGTTTTCTAAATTATATAAttgtaaattaaatgtgtttttcagactgTTAGCAGTTTGAGGATGTCACCTTGGGCTCTGGGAAattgtgttattatttttcatttaaaggcTGCACAAGTcgatatttttatattaacagtggGGAAAATGGCTGAGGTGAAAGTTAAAGCAGTCACTTGTGTTAATAAACCCACAGAAATCATCACTAAACTCTAATTTCACAGAACATTTAAACATCTTTCagcttattttcttttttagttcACTCACAGATTCTCACACCCCGTTTAACAGCACactacctgcccagcaccaaacTACAAACTGAGTGACTAGCTGGTGAAAATAGAAACTTTAGCAGCTAAGGACCCAGATATTTCTGTCAGGGACTGGTGGAGatcaaaacagagctaaaagaaggGTCATAGGTGGCCAGACACATGACTCCATATGAATGCTTATGTTGCTTtatgtctgctggatgtgtaaacaAGTACCTGTTTGCTAACACATTAGCTATTCCAATTTATAAGGTGATACTATGCCAGTGCAAAGGTTTACAGCATGGGTGCATGTCACCTACGGCAGACTAGTCAAACAATAACCAACACACCAGTCACTAATGAAAATATTACATCTCTTGCTGTCTGTATTTCACCAATGTGAATTTGCTGGTAATGTAGTGTAAAGCACAAGTACTGTTGCAATGATTGCATTTAAACAAACCGTGGGCACTGATTGATGACGGTGGCTAACCTGTTGAATGTTACCGTGCTGTGTATATAGTTTGAAAATATGTTCTAATTTGAATTCATGTCCTTCCTTCGAGCCTTAAAATCTGCTCCTAAAATGTTTTCCAGTGGAGAATTGGTGGAATTAAAATGCCGATTTGATTCCCAACATTTGCATGAGGTGCATTTTAATATGCAGCAGCAGGACACAGCTGGGCTGCTGCTTCTACTCAGTGTTAAGTCCAAATCTCCTAAAGGGGAATGAGGCTATTCATGAGCACTTCCACATGCCTTCCTGTAATACTGTATCACACTGTGTTgattgtatgtgtttgtatgtcttcATAGTGACAAACTGTATGGCTCTTTTGTGCATGTTTATACTTCCTGTACATAGAATACTGTAATTATTTGACTGACACTGTGTAAACcgtacaacacaaacaccactCTGTCTAACAGTATCACTGTAACTGTAACGTTGTTGTAACGTTCGTCATTAACTAACCTACCTTTTCCACTCACGCAACTTTTCTAGTCTTGTCATTGCACTGGATGTGTTTGAGAAAAGACGGCCAGAAAGGAAAACGTCTGGAGAAAAAAATAGgcaatgaaaaaacaaacagatggcaGCCTCTGAAAGGCAAGCAGGACGGAGGCACAGATTGAAAAGAGGGAGGtcttctgctgttgttttttgtttcccagTGCCTTGGCTCTGTGCTCAGTGGTGAAATACATTGCCTTCTGCTGACatgctgtttctttattttctcagtgTGGGCGTCTGTGTGTTATTTGATTGTGTATATTGCCAAGCAAGAGGTCAAGACTTTCAGAGCTGGAAAGTGAAAAGTAGTAGAAAGATTAGCAGAGAGGGGGAAACAGCAGGATATGGAAGAGGAGTTTGAAACTGTTTTGATACGTggggaaaaatacatttaaatatgtttttcttttttttatatatcctGAGATGGTTAAATCAGTATTTGTAAACATGAGCAAAGCTCCTGATAAGTAATGTCATACTGACGTACAGCGTGGA
This genomic window from Mastacembelus armatus chromosome 1, fMasArm1.2, whole genome shotgun sequence contains:
- the gna12a gene encoding guanine nucleotide-binding protein subunit alpha-12a; protein product: MSGVVRTLSRCLLRADASRDPGSSKERSRERDAAQEREARRRSREIDAMLARERRAVRRLVKILLLGAGESGKSTFLKQMRIINGQEFDQKALLDFRDTIYENILKGMRVLVDARDKLGISWQCCENEKQGMLVMSWEGRVGASGVEPSEFQLYVMALSALWADSGIQEAYSRRSEFQLSESVKYFLDNLDRIGQLNYIPSKQDILFARKATKGIVEHDFVIKKIPFKMVDVGGQRSQRQKWFQCFDGITSILFMVSSSEYDQVLMEDRRTNRLVESMNIFETIVNNKLFLNVSIILFLNKTDLLVEKIRTVDIRKNFPEFRGDHRRLEDVQAFLVQSFSRKRRNRGKPLFHHFTTAVDTENIRFVFHAVKDTILQENLKDIMLQ